In the Colletotrichum lupini chromosome 1, complete sequence genome, one interval contains:
- a CDS encoding heavy metal translocating P-type ATPase, which produces MDDGRHPRITTSFLLANLHCPSCVSSIQQALRESSSHDVIWVSPNIVTSVVTIEHRHTPTPDITIRCMAKSLQDAGFEICGVTTTAATEFDMDTITFTQPDSGVMDINAGAHSGGALDGLLSFAPKWSSDSPEAQREAHLLNCKQCRDSEDSGASTADLLNSHVNSVRSSLYNGLDSVTAMASGGSKWRVTLSVGGMTCASCVNTISEELNKQEWIDNATVNLVTNSATVDIRDKSNASKVAEAIEDMGYDASLDSVTEYAEPGDDFSGDESDEKKWRATVAIGGMTCASCANTITEQLNKKDYISNVAVNLVANNATIDFIVEGKQDDIVQSIEDMGYDATLDNVSKVKTENKGAQERTVQISIKGLYCQHCPSRVTHSLTSFTHRLKVVSKPTHEKPLVTVKYTPSAPSFTIRQILSAIDAADPAFKASIYHPPSLEERSKLITQKHQQQLLRRVYLTLVIAIPTFIIGIVYMSLVSDTDKGKHYLMKPWALGINRAQIALFVLATPVYFFGADVFHSRAIKEIRNLWRKGSKTPILRRFYKFGSMNMLMSLGTTIAYLSSIGQMIAAAINRPAKVDDTQFYFDSVVFLTLFLLLGRLIESYSKSKTGDAVEMLGKLRPTTAILVTKDSIGKTTDTTVGVDMLEYGDVVRVPHGASPAADGIVVQGEGSFDESSLTGESRLIKKVPGDEVHAGTVNKDSAIQVRITGAAGASMLDRIVSIVREGQTKRAPMERVADVLTAFFVPIITLIAVITFFTWLILGYAGVLPRDYLDSEGGWAGFALQFAIAVFVVACPCGLALAAPTAIFVGGGLAAKHGILAKGGGEAFEKASNVDVVVFDKTGTLTVGGEPKVTDAGLYLEGSSLERGMVLATLRAVEENSSHPVAKAIVSYCTSQTDAWVDVDSIQELPGKGMKATNRGAKPAEAFDMIVGNESLMRDHVVHFDEGVTSQLQKWKSEAKSVALVATRPTATPSTGTSDDHPWTLVAALSIADPIRPEAIRIIKALHEQGTRVWMLSGDNVVTAKAVADLVGIDPDNVLAEVLPWEKADKITYLQSVLKARAGTGGGSDEHTGKRAMVAMVGDGINDSPALTKADVGIAIGSGSDVAISSADFVLVTSDLRAVVTLLALSRTVFRRIKVNFGWAVIYNLLAIPIAAGCLYPIVVNGGRQHVRLDPVWASLAMALSSISVVLSSLALRSKVPWLGFRAKKIE; this is translated from the coding sequence ATGGACGACGGAAGGCATCCTCGCATCACCACCTCATTTCTGCTCGCCAACTTGCACTGCCCATCATGCGTCTCTTCCATCCAGCAGGCTCTCCGCGAGTCCTCCAGTCACGATGTCATCTGGGTCTCACCAAACATTGTCACCTCCGTCGTCACCATTGAACACAGACACACGCCAACCCCCGATATCACCATCCGGTGCATGGCCAAGTCACTTCAAGATGCCGGCTTCGAGATTTGCGGTGTCACGACCACGGCTGCCACCGAATTCGACATGGACACCATCACCTTCACCCAGCCTGATTCTGGTGTCATGGACATCAACGCTGGCGCTCACAGCGGCGGCGCCCTCGATGGCCTGCTCTCCTTCGCTCCGAAGTGGTCTTCTGATTCACCCGAGGCCCAGCGGGAAGCCCACCTGCTCAACTGCAAGCAATGCCGTGATTCAGAGGATAGCGGTGCTTCAACCGCAGACCTATTAAACTCACACGTCAACAGTGTGCGCAGCTCGCTCTACAATGGTCTCGACAGTGTCACAGCAATGGCCTCAGGAGGCTCAAAATGGAGAGTCACGCTCTCTGTCGGTGGTATGACCTGCGCGTCCTGTGTCAATACTATCAGCGAGGAACTCAACAAGCAGGAGTGGATCGACAATGCCACTGTCAACCTGGTCACCAACAGTGCCACGGTTGATATCAGAGACAAGTCCAACGCATCAAAGGTTGCGGAGGCCATTGAAGACATGGGCTATGATGCCAGTCTTGACAGCGTTACggaatacgcagagcctggCGATGACTTCAGCGGAGACGAAAGCGACGAAAAGAAATGGCGAGCTACTGTGGCGATTGGCGGCATGACCTGCGCTTCCTGCGCCAACACCATCACGGAACAGCTGAATAAGAAGGACTACATCTCCAACGTTGCAGTCAACTTGGTGGCTAACAACGCCACTATTGACTTTATCGTTGAAGGCAAGCAAGACGACATCGTTCAGTCCATTGAAGATATGGGCTATGATGCGACACTGGACAACGTATCAAAGGTCAAGACTGAGAATAAGGGCGCGCAAGAGAGGACGGTCCAGATCTCAATCAAGGGCCTCTACTGTCAACATTGCCCCAGCCGAGTAACGCATTCTCTCACATCCTTCACACACCGGCTAAAGGTTGTTTCCAAACCCACTCACGAGAAGCCACTCGTTACCGTCAAGTACACGCCCAGCGCGCCTTCGTTCACCATTCGGCAAATCCTATCCGCCATCGATGCCGCCGATCCCGCCTTCAAGGCATCGATCTACCACCCGCCCAGTCTCGAGGAGCGCTCAAAACTCATTACACAAAAGCACCAGCAGCAGCTCCTTAGACGAGTCTACTTGACGTTGGTCATCGCCATCCCGACTTTCATCATTGGTATTGTTTACATGAGTCTTGTCTCCGACACGGACAAGGGCAAGCACTACCTCATGAAGCCATGGGCTCTGGGCATCAACCGAGCCCAGATTGCACTGTTCGTCCTCGCGACGCCGGTTTACTTCTTTGGGGCCGACGTCTTCCACAGCAGAGCTATCAAGGAGATTAGGAACTTGTGGCGCAAGGGCAGCAAGACACCCATCCTTCGTCGATTCTACAAGTTTGGAAGCATGAATATGCTCATGTCGCTCGGGACAACCATTGCCTACCTTTCTTCTATTGGCCAGATGATTGCTGCCGCCATCAACAGACCTGCAAAGGTTGACGACACGCAGTTTTACTTTGACTCCGTCGTCTTCCTGACCCTTTTCCTGCTCCTGGGCCGTCTGATCGAATCGTACAGCAAGTCGAAAACTGGCGACGCAGTCGAGATGCTGGGCAAGCTGCGACCCACCACGGCTATCCTCGTCACCAAGGACTCCATTGGTAAGACCACCGACACCACTGTTGGCGTGGACATGCTCGAGTACGGAGACGTTGTGCGCGTGCCTCACGGTGCGTCGCCCGCCGCAGATGGAATCGTGGTGCAGGGCGAAGGCAGCTTCGACGAGTCCAGCTTGACAGGCGAGTCTCGCCTCATCAAAAAGGTACCTGGCGACGAGGTCCACGCAGGTACGGTCAACAAGGATTCCGCTATCCAGGTACGCATCACAGGTGCAGCGGGCGCCTCCATGCTGGACCGGATCGTCTCCATCGTTCGAGAGGGTCAGACAAAGAGGGCGCCGATGGAGCGCGTCGCCGACGTGCTGACGGCCTTCTTTGTCCCCATCATCACCCTGATTGCCGTAATCACATTCTTCACGTGGTTGATTCTCGGCTACGCAGGTGTCCTTCCTCGAGACTACCTCGACTCAGAGGGCGGATGGGCTGGCTTTGCGCTTCAGTTTGCCATTGCCGTCTTCGTCGTCGCCTGTCCCTGCGGTCTCGCTCTCGCAGCCCCCACAGCCATCTTTGTCGGCGGTGGTCTCGCGGCCAAGCATGGAATTCTCGCCAAGGGAGGAGGCGAGGCGTTTGAAAAGGCTAGCAACGTGGACGTGGTTGTCTTTGATAAGACGGGCACGCTCACCGTCGGCGGTGAGCCAAAGGTCACGGACGCCGGACTCTACCTCGAGGGGAGCAGCCTCGAGCGTGGCATGGTTTTGGCCACTTTGCGAGCGGTTGAGGAGAACAGTAGCCACCCTGTGGCAAAAGCCATCGTCTCCTACTGCACCTCGCAGACGGACGCCTGGGTCGACGTCGACAGCATCCAGGAACTGCCCGGCAAGGGCATGAAGGCCACGAACCGCGGAGCGAAGCCCGCCGAGGCATTTGACATGATCGTCGGCAACGAGTCGCTGATGCGCGATCACGTTGTCCACTTTGACGAAGGCGTGACGTCTCAACTGCAGAAATGGAAAAGCGAGGCTAAATCGGTCGCCTTGGTCGCTACTAGACCTACTGCTACTCCTTCTACCGGAACGTCAGATGACCACCCCTGGACCCTCGTCGCGGCGCTTTCTATCGCCGACCCCATCCGGCCTGAGGCAATCCGTATCATTAAGGCCCTCCACGAGCAAGGCACCCGCGTCTGGATGCTCTCGGGCGACAACGTCGTGACGGCAAAGGCCGTCGCGGACCTGGTGGGCATCGACCCGGACAACGTGCTCGCCGAGGTGCTTCCCTGGGAAAAGGCGGACAAGATCACCTACCTGCAATCGGTCCTCAAGGCGCGGGCAGGAACCGGGGGCGGGAGCGACGAGCACACGGGAAAGCGCGCCATGGTGGCCATGGTGGGCGATGGCATCAACGACTCGCCGGCGCTGACCAAGGCGGACGTGGGCATCGCgatcggcagcggcagcgacgTGGCTATCTCGAGCGCGGATTTCGTGCTGGTGACGAGCGACCTCCGGGCCGTGGTGACGCTGCTCGCGCTCAGCCGGACCGTGTTCAGGAGGATCAAGGTCAATTTCGGATGGGCTGTCATCTACAACCTGCTGGCGATCCCCATTGCCGCCGGGTGTTTGTACCCGATTGTCGTGAACGGCGGGCGGCAGCACGTGCGGCTGGATCCCGTGTGGGCCAGTCTCGCGATGGCGCTGTCTAGTATCAGTGTCGTGCTGAGTTCGTTGGCGTTGAGGAGTAAGGTGCCGTGGCTTGGGTTCCGGGCGAAGAAGATTGAGTAG